Genomic DNA from Paenibacillus sp. KS-LC4:
CAATTGAAACTATGGTGAAAGAGATGCTGCGTTGCATGAAAAGCTTGGCTTCCAATCGCCATTACCCTTGGATTTCTTTGAATCGCCTAATTAGGCGGAAATTCAAGGGTAAAAGCGAGCGCTACCGCTTCGCAAGGGCTAGCTTTTCATTCCACTATGCTTTTTCACCATGCTTCAAAATGCTTCAATAATAGCGGCACTAGCTTTACGCTGCTTTCTCTACCTTTTTCTTCACCTGCCGCAGCAAGAGCAGCATCGACAGCATCGCTTTTTTGCCGCCCTCGAAACGGGTCAGCACAGCCAGCAGCCCCGATAACACGCTGCCTCTTGCCGTCCAATTTTGCTCCAGACTGAGCTGCACGAGCCGCTTCGCCTTATCCATGTCCCGCTCATTTACAATGGCGGAAACGCCGAGATTGAACAGCTTGAGCGCGAGGCGCTTCGATCTTTTCAGGAAAAATAGGGCATGCACGCCGTAGCGGTCAATCAGGTCGCGCCCTTCGCGAATCCGAAGCTCGGCGCACTGCCTGCCGAGCTCGGCAAGATATTGCTGCACCATCATTTTCTCAACGGAGCCGCTTACGCCGTCAGGCAATGTGTATCTGCGATACAGCAGCTTCTGGACGAGCGCAAACTCCGTGACGAGCCCCATCCGCAGCCATAAATCGTAATCCTGCGTGAACTTGAACAGCTCGCGGTAGCCGCCCGCCTGCTCGTAAGCCTCACGGCGGAACGCAACCTCGCCGTGGGTGTAGAAGTTATTTTGCAGCAGCTGCTCCATGCCCCTGACTCCCGGCTTATACTTGTTATAAATCGTCGTTGTGTTCGTCACCTTGTTGACGTTCTCGACAATACAGCCAACGACGCCTACCTCCGGCCTGCTTTGCAGCACCTTTACCTGCTCCTCTATACGCTCCGGGAACGAAATATCGCCAGAGCCGTGAATGGCTACGACTTCACCCTTGCTCTGCTTCACCGCTTCGATGACCGAACGGGTGAAGCCGCGATTGCTGTGGCTGATCAGCCGAATGCGCGGATCTCGGAAAGCTTCCAGCGCCTGCAACGTACCGTCCGTCGAGCCGTCATCAACCAAAATAATTTCCGTATTCGCATACGTCTGGTCAAGCAGGCTTTGAATCGACTCCGCCACTTGATTGACCCGGTTGTAATACACCGTGATAATTGATACCAGCATGTCCTCAGCTCCGTTATCCTTGGCCCTTTAGCGGCTTCGCAGCTTCATGAAACGAACGCCGATAGAGCCGATTTTACTTTTGATTTGCGCCCAGTCCTCTTTGTTTAAAATCAATAGCCTGAACAAGCTAAGCGATTCACGCCTTGCATATAAAATAATAAAAGCGACGCCCGCATACATGTAGCTAATGCTGGAGGAAATCGACGCCCCAACCGCCCCGTATTGGGGAACGAGAAGGAAATTAAGCAAGACGTTCATAATGAGCGCAATAACCGATACCCGCAGTGAGAACAGCGGCGCGCCTCTGCCCGACAGGTCGGAATGAATCAGCTTGAACAGCACCATGGCGATGATGCCCGGCAGCAAGTAGCGAATAACCTGCCCCGATTCGGCAAAATCAGCGCCATACAGCAGGCGGATAAACAACGGCGACATGAACCAGAAGAAGACGCCGAACACGAGAAGCATAGGCATAATGACGCGTATCAGCTTCGCCGTCCGTTCGACCGCCGCCTGACTGCTGCTTGAGCTTGCACTGCGTGAAAATAAAATGAGCCCAATAGCGGCTGGAAGCTGCCAGATGAGCTCGGCGAGATTTGTGCCAACAGAATAGATGCCGACCTCGATGACATTCGTGAATCGCTCCAAAATAATGACGTCCACCCGATAGTTAAGCTGAATGATGAACAGCGCAAGCGCAAAGGAGAAGCCCTGCCGCATCATCTGCTGCGGAATGGGGTGAATATATTTGAGCTTGAATTTCACTTCGCCAAGCAGCAGCTTCATGGAGTAGCCTAACGTGAACGCCGCCATCAGCAGCTGCGTCAGCGCTGCTCCGAGTACCCCCATGCCAAGCGCCCAGACGAGTGTGAGCAAAATGATGAAATTAAGCGCCGTCTTCATAATTTCGACCTTATTAATGCTGCCAATATTGCCTTTGCCCTGCATAATGCCGCGTAAATATTGAATCGCAAGATTAACGGGCACCGTCAGCGTACAAATGGCCAGCAGCTCCCAGCTGTACTCTCCTCCATACTGGAGCAGCAAAATGCCCATGACGACAGCCACACTGAGGGAGGAGGAAATGAACCACATAAATAATAAGGTCGATACAATATCGTTATAGTTAAATAATTTTTTACCGATGAGATAGGCAGCCGCCTGCCGAATGCCAAGATCGGCGATTGTCACAACGAGCGCAGGGATGACGAGTATCGCCGTTATCATCCCTTTGCCTTCGGGCCCCAGCAGCCTGGCTGTCAGTACCGAAACGATAAAAGCTCCGAATAATACA
This window encodes:
- a CDS encoding glycosyltransferase, translated to MLVSIITVYYNRVNQVAESIQSLLDQTYANTEIILVDDGSTDGTLQALEAFRDPRIRLISHSNRGFTRSVIEAVKQSKGEVVAIHGSGDISFPERIEEQVKVLQSRPEVGVVGCIVENVNKVTNTTTIYNKYKPGVRGMEQLLQNNFYTHGEVAFRREAYEQAGGYRELFKFTQDYDLWLRMGLVTEFALVQKLLYRRYTLPDGVSGSVEKMMVQQYLAELGRQCAELRIREGRDLIDRYGVHALFFLKRSKRLALKLFNLGVSAIVNERDMDKAKRLVQLSLEQNWTARGSVLSGLLAVLTRFEGGKKAMLSMLLLLRQVKKKVEKAA
- a CDS encoding oligosaccharide flippase family protein, which encodes MLFQILTTIGTRLLVLFGAFIVSVLTARLLGPEGKGMITAILVIPALVVTIADLGIRQAAAYLIGKKLFNYNDIVSTLLFMWFISSSLSVAVVMGILLLQYGGEYSWELLAICTLTVPVNLAIQYLRGIMQGKGNIGSINKVEIMKTALNFIILLTLVWALGMGVLGAALTQLLMAAFTLGYSMKLLLGEVKFKLKYIHPIPQQMMRQGFSFALALFIIQLNYRVDVIILERFTNVIEVGIYSVGTNLAELIWQLPAAIGLILFSRSASSSSSQAAVERTAKLIRVIMPMLLVFGVFFWFMSPLFIRLLYGADFAESGQVIRYLLPGIIAMVLFKLIHSDLSGRGAPLFSLRVSVIALIMNVLLNFLLVPQYGAVGASISSSISYMYAGVAFIILYARRESLSLFRLLILNKEDWAQIKSKIGSIGVRFMKLRSR